The nucleotide sequence CGCCCAACCAAAAACCACCTGCCAGTGGATCGTTATGTCACACCGGAGCAGTTTAATCACTTCCGTGATGTGGGCTTAGAAAAAGGCTTTATGGAAGTGGCATCCGGGCCGATGGTGCGTTCCAGCTACCGTGCTGATCAGGTATTTGAGAAGAATAATCTGGGCATTGAGCTGCCTTCAGTACCGGGCGCGCCTGCTGCCGAGGCGCTGATCCCGATTAAAGCGGTTTAATCACCGCTCTGCTGTACCGGCTTTTCAACTAGCTGAAGGCTCTTTAATCAGCTGACTGCTGTCGTAACCAAAGATAGTCACGAGCTGTGTCTGCAGCTCTGCCATCACGGCATCAAACGCTGGTTCGTCAGTCACTTCATCAACCACCCGGGTCATCTGCATATCCGAATAACCACACGGGTTAATACGGCGGAATGGCTCTAAATCCATATCAATATTTAACGCCAGGCCATGAAACGAACGCCCCTGCTTGATTCTCAGGCCTAATGAGGCAATTTTACGGCCATTCGTGTAAACACCCGGCGCATCCTCGCGTGCAGCCGAGTCAATACCAAAGGTTTTTAATGTCGCCACCAGCGCGTCTTCGATATTGGACACCAGTTGGCGTGGCCCAAACCCTTTGCGCTTGATATCAATCAACAGATAAACCATCAATTGGCCCGGGCCATGATAGGTCACCTGACCGCCCCGGTTACTCTGAATCACCGGAATATCCCCCGGCATCAGAACAT is from Bacterioplanoides sp. SCSIO 12839 and encodes:
- the lipB gene encoding lipoyl(octanoyl) transferase LipB, encoding MNSVVVRHFSGLQDYQPMYQRMVDFTAGRDQNTEDELWFLQHERVFTQGQAGKAEHVLMPGDIPVIQSNRGGQVTYHGPGQLMVYLLIDIKRKGFGPRQLVSNIEDALVATLKTFGIDSAAREDAPGVYTNGRKIASLGLRIKQGRSFHGLALNIDMDLEPFRRINPCGYSDMQMTRVVDEVTDEPAFDAVMAELQTQLVTIFGYDSSQLIKEPSAS